atacttctactttgtataaaatcatgcaaaaaatactggaagtcttatttaaatatattaaaatatttccaaagtcttagcctcgaactcaaagtctaagatatgtttttaattcccaacccaaaacagcccgctttttaccaaatggagattaaaggatatatgttaagtttcaaggtgttcttcatatgtacaagttataagttcttatattaacttaatataacatcataatacatataaataagtgttattagagttaagttagaaagattagattagtttttcaaacaagcttggtgttcaccaaaacaagttctagtttttacaagttttataagtataataagatagcaactatacaaggaattgaacaaggattttgagaagtattttaccttgattatgaagaggaaagttactgagattaaagtatgatatgagagcattcaagtgtatgtttttagtttaaaaaaatgtggtgtaaaaatgagttaaaatggtccttatttataagcttataattttgacttttagtgaaaatatctaagataagttaaattgtattaattcatgcatgacatattaaattgattagatcgtggatgacatattacacaaataattgcagatttctattggtatataccaatagtaaatacttctagaagttgtgtataatacggataaaaataccgtatgaatgcgagtagaattctttgaggaaattgaacggaaatacgagtatagctatcctttatatgtattggtatattataaagtgtattcaatacttgtaaggatgtatttacactcgtaatacattatatgtaaatacattttaacataagttaattacgtcgtttaaatagtaatatatatattatttgaaaactctttaaattagtagtatgaaaatatatatataatactttgttaatatacttaatgagatatttaattatcatattttcaagttaaatatatataaatccatatatatacacaataattaaacaattaaacaattaaacaattaaatcaagttatgacgttcgtgaatcgtcggaataaaagggtgaccaaaagcttgtataaaactcttttcggagtatcaagatttattaaaatttattgcttatcaagtcggaattatataaatattaagtttaaatttggtcggaaattttcgggtcgtcacatgcgaccttgcttcccggggacgcaaggacgcaaggtgcctcttgctcctacCTGATGTCATAATTAATGTTTTCtttcagacatttcatcaaacaccttacgtgCATATCTTTGGAGAtggtcaatgtatgtactttgtaggagcaaggtgcctcttgcacGTAAGGTGTTTGATGACATCAGCTATTTATATTTATACTAGTAAtatgtttttttaattaaattttcaAAGCAGTATCATTTCAAAAATATGTCATAACTTTACTTACCTAACATTTCAAGTGTATTACTCCGTAATACATAAGAAGCCTTACCCAAAAGACAGCCACACATATTTTCAATTCAATCAAATACCCTTACAAACAAATGATCCTTTAAATTATCTTCAAAAAGGCAGTTAATGGGTGAAACAATTGTTAGCGCAGCCGTGAATGTGCTGATCAAGAAGCTAATCTCTGGTCTGTTGTTGAATTTGGCTAAACATGAAGGAATCGAATCTCAGCTGAAGAAATGGAAGAAAGATTTGTGCCTAATCCAAGATGTGCTCGTTGATGCAGGTCACAAGCAAATAACTCATAATGCTGTTAGAACATGGCTAAAGGAGCTTCAGGAATTGGCTTATGACATGGAGGGTATAGTGGATGATATGGCCATTGAAGCTATGAAGCGCGAGCTGAATCAAAAATCTGATACCAGCACCAGTACTAGTCGTAAGTTAATTAAGAGTGTCCGTGGTGTTTTTACTCGGTACGTGTATGGTCGTAACATTAGTTCAAAGCTAGATGAGATTTCCATTAGATTAACTGAACTTATTTATCAGAAAACTAATCTCGGTCTAGATGTTTACGGGAAATTCAAAAGATCATCAGATTATTCAACAGACGGTTGGAAACTTCACTTGTTGATGTGTCCAAAGTTTTGGGTCGGGAAGCGGATAAAGAGGCATTACTCGAGCAGCTATTGGGGGGTGAAGCAAGTACTCAAAACGTGAGCATCTTGCCCATAGTTGGTATGGGTGGCGTTGGCAAAACAACTCTAGCTAAACTAGTGTACAACGATAAGAAAGTTAAGGATCACTTTGAACTCAGGGCATGGGTTTGTGTTTCTGACGAGTTCGATGTATTGAGTATTAGTAACACCATTTATCAGGCTGTCACCGGGGAGGAGGATAAAACATTTACAGATCTAAATCTACTTCATGTGGCACTTAAAAAAAACTGTCACAAAAACGGTTCTTAATAGTGTCGGACGACGTCTAGAACGAAGACAACAAGGTGTGGGATATTCTTGAACAACCACTTGTAGATTTACCTGGTAGTAAAATTATCGTGTAACGCCTCACTTTTTGAACCCTTCGTCTGATGAATATGCTCTGTCTTTATTTGCCAAAGGCGCGCTAGATGAACATAACTTTGAGAATCTTCCCTCACTTGTACCATATGCTCAAGGTATCGTTGAGAAATGTGGTGGTTTGCCTTTGGCTTTGATAGCACTTGGGAGGGTCTTGAAGAATAAAGTAAACGATGAAGATGAATGGGAAAAGTTGTTGAACAGTGAGATATGGAGTTCAGATGTTGGAAGTGATCATATTCTACCGGCTCTTAATCTAAGCTATTATGATCTCCCATCTCAACTTAAGAAACTTTTTGCATATTGCTGCTTATTCCCAAAAGACTACGTGTTCGATAAGAAACAACTGGTGTTACTTTGGATGGCAGAGGGGTTTCTAAACCCACCAAAAGGCAACATGTCAATGGAGTTTTTGGGTCATTTTTTCAACATTCTGTAGATAGTGAATCCGAATACATCATGCACGACTTGATGAATGACCTGGCCATAAGTGTTGCGGGTGAGTTTTTTTGTATGTTGGATGAGAAGATGGATCTAAATGGTAGGATAGAAGCTTTTGAAAAGTTCCGTCACTTTTCATTCATACGTGAACAAGATGTAGCATATAGAAAGTTTAAGGAATTACACAAAGCTACACTTAAGAACCTTCCTACCTGTGTCAGTGCGGGAATCAATGCATcagtattattttaaatataagtggGAATTTAAAATCGGATTGGACAACGTTCTTGTTGAATTACTTCCAAAACTACAATTGCTAAGGGTGTTGAACTTGAGTTATTGTAACATTACCGAGGTTCCAATGTTTTTTGGGAATCTCAAACATATAAGGTACCTTAATTTCTCAGGAACTAGTATTGAAAGATTACCTGAACAATTCGGTGAGCTACGTAATCTGCAAAGCTTGCTGGTTCGTGAGTTTCCTAATTTAGCTAGCTTGCCAGTTAGTTTTGAGAAGTTGATAAACTTACGACATCTCGACTTTGATGATACTACAAGGTTGATGAAGACTCCATCAGGGATTGGTGAGTTGACTCAACTGTAGACTCTACAGAAGGTTTTCATTGAAGGAGGTAGTGGGTTTAATTTATCAGGACTGAAACACCTTGTTGATCTTCAGGGTGGATTTTCCATTAATGGGTTGGAAAATGTGATGGATCCAATACAAGCAAAGGATGCCAACTTGCAACAAAAGAAGGGTCTTGATGATATTGTTTTGAAATGGACATACGTGTTTGATGATCCTCGAAATTTGCAGGCTGAATATGAAGTTCTTGAATATCTAAGACCTCACTGTAAGTTGAAGACACTCGAGATTTTTTGGTACGGGGGAGTGAAATTTCCTAGTTGGGTTGGAGATCCATCATTCAATCAGTTAAGGAAACTTGAATTAAATGGTTGTAGAAGTTGTACACAATTAACAACTGATGATGGTAACAACGCTAGAACttgtgacgatcggtccaaatccatatggacgaacacgtcattcattgatttcattgcgaggtatttgacctctatatgatacattttgtaaacattgcattcttttgaaaaggcacaccataaatgaatatttaaatcaaaggttttcgacatctgatgatttctacatatagacaatcaccataaataatagtttacaacagtatttctgttgacaatgcagtcaaaataagatacatggtgatgatttggtgaatgcaacgtctccttgaaaaatatgtcatgtaagactccatgcacatagcttgtttaacatctaagaaaacagcggaagacttctaggaaacctgagaataaacatgctaacaagtgtcaacacaaaggttggtgagttcatagttttagtgtttcgcataatctgtatataaaagtggatcacaagatttcagttgtttcatccagaaacgtttatcaaaatattctacgaaattgagcaccctggtaactaaacttagcgtatatataatttgtaccctttgtataatcatcttaataatacacgcaaaccaacgtgtacgcttctcaaatagcatacgtccgttaaaaggctagtgctctagctcggacggggatatcaaaccctatggatccatatactactactcgcgcccaccagttcttataactggcagttactagttaccaaagctaagggattttcggttcaaactcagtgtagaatttagtatgtacttgtatccattgtttttaaaataaagtgcatgtattctcagcccaaaaatatatattgcaaaagcaattaaaaagggagcaaatgaaactcacgcatataaatattgtaaatcagttaataaagcatttgcatgtattctcagcccaaaaatgtagagagtaaaagggatcatatgaaactcaccttagcagcatataaagtcgttcaccaaaatgtgatcgaaacacggattaccaaataaccgtagatctcaacctagagaacatatgttggtcaataaatgtctatcaagctaggtcaggtcatagtgtatcacaatcctaatgctcgttattgacatacaaaagttatccaatgttgtttcaaaaagtcaattttgataatagttcaacaaacgagacgtaccttatataaggattcatttactcggttggtaatatttaaaagttcactttatcaatctcgtaaacaagttgtttaaatcttaattgcagattcaaaagcaatttcgattaacgtcaatcataattcagttgatcatatcttttaatccgttcatcgaaactattcgatatctaaatgaaaagttattgatttttcgccggctttccaaaaacatgtatatcatataccttttgccagtagtatatgtatttaattagtgattcattataaactgtttaacgacgaaatttagtatacaagcatgcataaacatatatactcgagcactagacatggatacactattaatttataaaagataaaatataaatgcttacgtatcaatattgtgattcaatatttcagaaaagtacgtagaagcaacgaagatgataaacactaggtttgacttgagaacaataccctTGAATATTATCCATAatgtccatagctataacccatagttttcttatctctatcccgctcgaaaacccgttttgaaagtgacacgcccataacctcgtcgtaatattttatgtaataatattactaataataataatagtaataataataataataataataataataataataataataataataataataataataataataataataataataataataataataataataataagattaataatatataaatataatacgagaGAGATAGATAAGAGTTGGAGTGCATCAGAAATCAGAAAAacgctcgaatttatagatgtggccagatacagactgccatgcgatcgcatggccttcaagcacatttcccatgcgatcgcatgggaaggatttacagctcacaaatttttgtctcgttgtttgtcgacatattatttaattataaatataatataattaatttatataattaattatatattatattaaattcacgtgcatagtggacttgtaatttttgttccgataagtcgtacgttgtcactcgacttatgtcccggttccggtttctcgaacgcattttcgtacgcttagaaaaataatactttatgtttcgtgacacgtacctttgtcaaaatatagccttaaattatccataaactgtaccactcaaagtatatcttaaactttcgagtgttttggtcatttacttctataaattatcgtctcgctatttgttaaaatacattttaaaatagtgtttactgtagcaaagttactgtagcaaagtcaatttttactgtagcaattcactgtagcaattcaatttcactgtagcaagtagtgattttcgaaaaaactgtagcattttgggtactgtagcaatttgaaaatactgtagcatactggttcatcttaaacgctttagttaacttatctgaatatcaatcgaatcaataaacgaatgttactatcgtttactaaataacttgaaattatatatatgtatatatctttttaatatacataaatcagtttttaaatacacattagaagttatttataaataaattttaataataagtatttcaacttatcatatatattcaaatagatatttaaaccaataagtttaatgtacggtatcaaacaattaatacattgttaacttttcaagttatagtatatatgtatctatttacatataattgttcgcgaatcgtcgaaaacaaccgaagggtatttaaatatataaaagtagttcaaaaattttgagattcagttttacagactttgtttatcgtgtcagaaatattaatcatacaaagattaagtttaaatttggtcagaaatttccgggtcatcacagtacctacccgttaaagaaatttcgtcccgaaatttgagtgaggtcgtcatggctaacaataaaaatattttcatgacgaatatgagtcgataactagagttttatcacggttgaataatatagatacaataatccaattactcaaagcgtatgagagaagttatcgtaatcaagtgaaatggagaatagagatgcgtcttatctcttgatgtagtaacaattgatttccggattttaaggaatagaaaatcttcataatctaaataagatttgattcttcagaatttgcggaaattaggattttctttgattaaatgtgtaatctgcctcgattgctatgtctgatattttgctataaattgacctcttccgtttcatttattttcaccactcctataatcttcttccttatttcatacttcctaatagattgtgaaaatgcttaatccagttctgattcttgatattttcttagctatcgtatcattcattcttctttttcatctgccaccagaggaggttattttcttctactattaccttggggttatattgtttttcattctcccgtatctttatattgctatacgcattgatatacacggtttgtaatttcggggttgttttcgggcttcatattttccattatattttggagcttcatgctttcgttttctcttcccgactttaagtcaagtgaataatggtccagaattcgtaggtatgaagtttcagatgaacataactaatgttctaagaaagaaatggtaatagcacaatctgacttgtcaaattaccagaatacctcgaaaaagaccgaatcattaagaaaatattttcttgatatttttagagattatatagaatgaaagagttatgtaacatggttcatgatgagggtgtgatctgtgaacctttgtcacgttccattagaaactcaacatgacttactgtaatataatcacgttgatcaagtgtcattatattatactaactcatgctttagctcccaacaccacttccaaaatattcatattttaaacttgaaagtttcagaatttagaaactaaaatagtttcttttatagggtaacacagatatcgtaaagagaaaattgattttcgataagaatgattatgaaattatctccagaaatatggaggatatttataatgaaagatacgatgatatcctagaatttctaatatcagaggatgatgaagaatattgtctgcaagggtttagattcggaagcaaggtattcgttaatggcttcagcagatactgaatcatttggattctttaaagacaggtttcgtccttgtgatttatccacagcctctttcatactttgctcaatccgttttccagttccaaactttctcgtttacagtttttgctgcttcatcaacatttttccaaaattcggagaactagtttcgtagtttggggtgtttttcggaaacttcacattcgaagtatgtaagtccaggaggtagacgttatatgtacacatataactgttggcgtagacgtgctacaagatttcaaaatactgattgctaattcccgatagttggtatggcaattgccgttacaagatgtggatgagtacatgatacggtttcaatgagtataaggatttttttggaaggtcaaagatcaatgaagttgttggtaaatttactgctaatgtggtggaacatgaaaggttccccagtaacgaaaacgtatatgccaaaattacaagtctgaaaggtcgtcgttgactggttgaatggttgataatactggatactttgaaaaggaattgcaaggttattttcggtaaaaacaattttaaaggatcttgcatagttttgaagtcaaagtatagatttgaaagatgtagagatctaagaatgatgtcaccggttcagagttatggcttggattctgatccgtcgatatcagaatatgtgattgaatttgcatgaaatgattgtgtatcattgtgaagatagtaagtatagttaatgatttttgaatcaaaattgaagaatgtacagtgtaacatattaattgtgaacttaaatatttctcgagtagtacctacccgttaaagatttcacaattaatactttgtacaaaagaattttttttttttttattaccgtctttatgaaaatatatgtatgtatattttttttttttcaaatctaatacagatttaatgagttaatatcatattaagctcatttgattttcgaattgacttagaaatgattaatctctaaaacattaaagattacataatctttgcggagtatttcgctaatgtaatcgatactccattatttattcttatttctcggtgaaggatgttgatgcttgtggaatctttgtgaaccttacaaggcacagatgatgttttctggaaagtttcgagtacatcgaaaatgaaaatgtaaaatcaattatgtaattgaataatacacttggtttattatgaaatgaaattcattaagttgaaacagagattgtagttaacaatggttaagttattAAGGAAGGAtgcacatcattgcatattagtaatatgaactaaccgagtagtacctaccagttaagattcacacgtaatagcttagtacgaaaagatttattttgatttcaaaattcatatatattaaatatacataaaattccttcaggggaaataagttaatacttcatcggttattgttgctggtatttcttggtaactacgatgcgtatgacgttgatgttcaaagtacatattgtgatgttgaggcttgcggtgaggatgttgttggtggtggtaatggtactgttggttttgttgttggtggtactgttgatgccggagattctgctggtgcttgtaacctttgcaccatattctccaaagccactacccgagcgcgaagctcgttgacttcttctactataccgggatgattggcggttcggacgagcggatgaataagatccagaatttgagagagtatatgatcatgacgagatattctggagatgagagagaaaatggtattacgaacaggttcgccggtaagtgcttcgggttcttcgccaagagggcaatgtggtggatggaagggatcgccttcttcttgtctccaataattaagtaggctacgaacccatccccaattcatccagaatagatgatggctaattggttgatccattccggttacactgtcttcggaattcaggtgaatatccatatcggaatagctgtcggaatttaaggaatttgaactagatacgggatccatcttgtataattagagagatgatttttgatatgaaatagattataaaatttgattggtactcttcaatacataatttacatatgtatatataataccaaaatcccgtaaattacggagaaattttcggaagatggcagtcaaagtttactgtaatagatatgccaagatatgaattttgtctatacactatctatgcaatcaatgcaattagacgcatttagacttaagatgatagacacgtaatttctgataagaaatgataatcaaaacttttgacatgcagacacagtcgaagtccagacttactaatgtatcctaacaactatcagttagacacacttatgcaagacctggttcactaggaccaacgctctgataccaactgtgacgatcggtccaaatccatatggacgaacacgtcattcattgatttcattgcgaggtatttgacctctatatgatacattttgtaaacattgcattcttttgaaaaggcacaccataaatgaatatttaaatcaaaggttttcgacatctgatgatttctacatatagacaatcaccataaataata
This genomic stretch from Rutidosis leptorrhynchoides isolate AG116_Rl617_1_P2 chromosome 11, CSIRO_AGI_Rlap_v1, whole genome shotgun sequence harbors:
- the LOC139875644 gene encoding putative disease resistance RPP13-like protein 1 — its product is MGETIVSAAVNVLIKKLISGLLLNLAKHEGIESQLKKWKKDLCLIQDVLVDAGHKQITHNAVRTWLKELQELAYDMEGIVDDMAIEAMKRELNQKSDTSTSTSRKLIKSVRGVFTRCLREIQKIIRLFNRRLETSLVDVSKVLGREADKEALLEQLLGGEASTQNVSILPIVGMGGVGKTTLAKLVYNDKKVKDHFELRAWVCVSDEFDVLSISNTIYQAVTGEEDKTFTDLNLLHVALKKNCHKNGALDEHNFENLPSLVPYAQGIVEKCGGLPLALIALGRVLKNKVNDEDEWEKLLNSEIWSSDVGSDHILPALNLSYYDLPSQLKKLFAYCCLFPKDYVFDKKQLVLLWMAEGFLNPPKGNMSMEFLGHFFNIL